One Nitrososphaerota archaeon DNA segment encodes these proteins:
- a CDS encoding copper-binding protein: MVLSSKPTSSHAYGIGIITLLVGVSIGVGYYQIYYLPESMAKPKVSEAILNPSDEIEVKMVEGSGNPEQKDNYIPKTINVQLGIDNRVIWVNYDATPHTVSPNKATEDSYSGEFGSPGVVKPGENYEFLFTEATEIEYHCSPHPWMKGKVVVTKQRF; this comes from the coding sequence ATGGTGTTGAGCAGCAAACCAACATCTAGTCATGCATATGGAATTGGCATTATAACATTGCTCGTTGGGGTGTCGATTGGAGTCGGTTACTATCAGATTTATTATCTTCCGGAATCAATGGCAAAGCCAAAGGTATCTGAAGCAATCCTAAACCCATCTGACGAAATTGAGGTAAAAATGGTCGAAGGCTCTGGCAACCCTGAGCAAAAGGATAACTATATTCCAAAGACAATCAATGTTCAGCTGGGAATCGATAACCGTGTTATCTGGGTAAACTATGATGCAACTCCTCACACTGTATCGCCAAACAAGGCGACTGAGGACTCGTACAGCGGAGAATTTGGCTCACCAGGCGTCGTAAAGCCTGGAGAAAACTATGAATTCCTCTTTACAGAGGCTACAGAAATTGAATATCACTGCTCTCCACATCCATGGATGAAGGGCAAAGTAGTGGTAACAAAGCAGAGATTCTAG